One genomic region from Lates calcarifer isolate ASB-BC8 linkage group LG10, TLL_Latcal_v3, whole genome shotgun sequence encodes:
- the si:dkey-24l11.2 gene encoding LOW QUALITY PROTEIN: uncharacterized protein si:dkey-24l11.2 (The sequence of the model RefSeq protein was modified relative to this genomic sequence to represent the inferred CDS: substituted 1 base at 1 genomic stop codon) produces MEDGEEGKTGESEPAPHTQQVCRFFSQGRHCSFGKKCKFLHVRRDASAHEKSAVTPANSEDFRGNAGHRPPLANNTRAAPAAGRRPCRYFISGHCSMEDRCRFWHPPQFPQVDDLPVSGNQTRPTQRMPPTPRPGIPQEVKLCDLTEDVAEQLRDTEIRQLKKRFPKDQLIIQERSDGKVTYYRVTVEATDPDWPFDLKEIDIMVSFPDSYPQEIFTLDIPLDQDLPPVMAKHVQQASLGWLQAKHATNQLLGKVELLFRPFLRWLDRSLERLFTEGARQVSXKKTVDLEKAGLQFIPYQELQAAVCEKSETDHSSDPVSHTTAAAAADEDASNDGKLEKTEGERSAEDTQHTGCDVELQQQQEEEEEASHLVENIKISDPRRGTEVKVLGLRLGENTATVVAQQITVCLQCNRCKVTADLTLTGRTACSAQCEKCSASINAAFRPCMLHHYSDILGYLDLHNATPADLVLQECDLIVGCLTCSQDFPSNLSYGQTKELNCEHCHSKLSILAESTRFQYIQPRTTKTGSSAVNYKTIRDPAVQKGKPLPEKGTCKHYKQSHRWLRFPCCGRAYPCDGCHDEDQDHPMELATRMICGYCAKEQPYGNGKPCISCGSMMTRGARTSHWEGGLGCRNKAKMSRNDRQKYANTNKTISRKAAGEKK; encoded by the exons ATGGAGGATGGTGAGGAAGGGAAGACAGGTGAGTCAGAGCCAGCTCCTCATACACAGCAGGTGTGCCGCTTCTTCTCTCAAGGAAGACACTGCAGTTTCGGAAAGAAATGTAAATTTCTACATGTAAGACGTGACGCCAGCGCTCATGAGAAGTCAGCTGTCACACCTGCAAACTCAGAGGACTTCAGAGGAAATGCAGGGCACAGGCCTCCTCTCGCTAATAACACCAGGGCTGCTCCAGCAGCTGGCCGCCGCCCTTGTCGCTACTTTATCTCAGGCCACTGCTCCATGGAGGACAGATGTCGCTTCTGGCATCCACCTCAGTTTCCCCAGGTGGATGACCTGCCTGTTTCTGGCAATCAAACAAGACCCACTCAGAGGATGCCACCGACACCCCGCCCCGGCATCCCCCAGGAGGTCAAGCTGTGTGATCTGACAGAGGATGTTGCCGAGCAGCTGCGAGACACAGAGATCAGGCAGTTGAAGAAACGTTTTCCCAAAGACCAGCTGATTATTCAGGAACGAAGTGATGGCAAAGTTACTTATTACAGGGTGACTGTAGAGGCCACTGATCCAGACTGG CCTTTTGACCTGAAAGAAATTGACATCATGGTGAGCTTCCCGGACAGTTACCCACAGGAG ATTTTCACTTTGGATATACCATTGGATCAGGATCTGCCACCAGTAATGGCAAA ACATGTACAACAAGCATCATTGGGGTGGCTTCAAGCCAAGCATGCAACCAATCAGCTTCTGGGAAAGGTAGAGCTGCTTTTCCGGCCTTTTCTTCGCTGGCTGGATCGCAGCCTGGAGAGGCTGTTCACTGAAGGAGCCAGGCAGGTGAG TTGAAAAAAGACTGTTGACTTAGAAAAGGCTGGGCTGCAGTTTATACCATACCAGGAGCTCcaggcagcagtgtgtgaaaaatcaGAGACAGATCACTCCTCTGACCCTGTCTCccacaccactgctgctgctgctgcagacgaGGATGCTAGTAATGACGGAAAACTGGAAAAGACAGAAGGCGAGAGGTCAGCGGAGGATACACAGCATACAGGCTGTGATGtagagcttcagcagcagcaggaggaggaggaggaagccagTCATCTGGTGGAAAATATTAAGATCAGCGATCCCCGTAGAGGCACAGAGGTGAAGGTGCTGGGACTGAGGCTGGGAGAGAACACAGCCACAGTAGTCGCCCAGCAGATTACAGTTTGTCTTCAGTGTAATAG GTGTAAGGTAACTGCAGACCTGACACTCACTGGAAGGACAGCCtgctcagctcagtgtgagaagTGCAGTGCGAGCATCAATGCTGCCTTCAGGCCCTGCATGCTGCACCATTATAGTGATATCCTGGGATACCTGGACCTCCATAATGCTACGCCTGCTGACCTCGTGCTTCAGGAATGTGACCTTATTGTGGGCTGCCTCACCTGCTCCCAGGACTTCCCCAGT aACCTTTCCTATGGACAAACAAAGGAGCTTAATTGTGAACACTGCCACAGCAAACTCAGCATCCTGGCTGAGAGCACAAGATTCCAGTATATTCAGCCACGCACCACCAAAACGG GTTCAAGTGCTGTTAATTATAAGACAATAAGAGACCCTGCTGTGCAAAAAGGGAAGCCACTGCCAGAAAAAGGAACATGCAAACATTACAAACAGAGCCACCGCTGGCTAAG GTTTCCTTGCTGTGGCCGGGCTTATCCCTGCGATGGGTGCCACGACGAGGACCAGGACCACCCCATGGAACTCGCCACCAGGATGATCTGTGGCTACTGTGCCAAAGAACAG CCATACGGCAATGGAAAGCCGTGCATCAGCTGCGGGAGCATGATGACGAGAGGAGCACGCACAAGCCACTGGGAGGGAGGACTGGGATGCAGAAACAAAGCCAAAATGAGCAG AAATGATCGACAAAAATATGCCAACACCAACAAAACGATTTCAAGGAAGGCAGCTGGTGAAAAGAAGTAG
- the kti12 gene encoding protein KTI12 homolog isoform X1 — protein MPLIVMCGYPCSGKTRRAEELKVYFEQSTERKVHIVGDGALGVEKNSVYADSQKEKNVRASLKAEVERKVNKDDIVILDSLNYIKGYRYELFCLIKHAQTPHCLVYCLTSGEQSSSWNTSRDAAEQYTQDIFDALVLRFEAPDSRNRWDSPLFTILKDDTLPFEAISDALFKRKAPPPNQSTQSQPLSSANFLYELDKITQDVLMAIFNAQKTSVPGDLVSVPGATEKIQLTRSVNMAELRKLRRQFISYTKMHPTENTGQISNMFVQYLNKSLH, from the exons ATGCCTCTAATAGTGATGTGTGGTTACCCCTGTAGTGGTAAAACACGGCGGGCAGAAGAACTGAAGGTGTATTTTGAACAGAGCACAGAGCGAAAGGTTCATATTGTGGGAGACGGAGCATTGGGCGttgagaaaaacagtgtttacGCAG ATtcccaaaaggaaaaaaacgtCAGGGCATCTCTGAAAGCTGAAGTAGAGAG aAAAGTCAACAAGGATGACATTGTAATTTTGGACTCATTAAATTACATAAAAG GCTACCGCTATGAATTGTTCTGTCTCAtcaaacatgcacagacaccACACTGCCTG GTGTACTGTTTGACGTCAGGTGAACAGAGCTCATCGTGGAACACCAGCAGAGATGCTGCAGAGCAGTACACACAGGACAT CTTTGATGCGTTAGTTCTGAGATTTGAAGCTCCAGACTCCAGAAACAGATGGGACAGTCCTCTCTTCACCATCCTGAAAGACGACACACTTCCATTTGAAGCCATTTCTGACGCActtttcaaaagaaaagcaCCCCCACCTAACCAGTCTACTCAGAGT CAACCACTGTCGTCTGCAAACTTCTTGTACGAGTTAGACAAGATCACACAAGACGTGTTAATG GCAATTTTTAACGCACAGAAAACAAGTGTTCCTGGGGATCTCGTTTCAGTTCCAGGGGCTACAGAAAAGAT CCAACTCACCAGGAGCGTCAACATGGCAGAGCTGCGGAAACTACGGCGCCAGTTCATCAGTTACACCAAGATGCACCCAACAGAGAACACAGGACAAATTTCCAACATGTTTGTGCAGTATTTAAATAAGAGCCTTCACTGA
- the kti12 gene encoding protein KTI12 homolog isoform X2 produces the protein MPLIVMCGYPCSGKTRRAEELKVYFEQSTERKVHIVGDGALGVEKNSVYADSQKEKNVRASLKAEVERKVNKDDIVILDSLNYIKGYRYELFCLIKHAQTPHCLVYCLTSGEQSSSWNTSRDAAEQYTQDIFDALVLRFEAPDSRNRWDSPLFTILKDDTLPFEAISDALFKRKAPPPNQSTQSQPLSSANFLYELDKITQDVLMSQLHNGGMGRNQ, from the exons ATGCCTCTAATAGTGATGTGTGGTTACCCCTGTAGTGGTAAAACACGGCGGGCAGAAGAACTGAAGGTGTATTTTGAACAGAGCACAGAGCGAAAGGTTCATATTGTGGGAGACGGAGCATTGGGCGttgagaaaaacagtgtttacGCAG ATtcccaaaaggaaaaaaacgtCAGGGCATCTCTGAAAGCTGAAGTAGAGAG aAAAGTCAACAAGGATGACATTGTAATTTTGGACTCATTAAATTACATAAAAG GCTACCGCTATGAATTGTTCTGTCTCAtcaaacatgcacagacaccACACTGCCTG GTGTACTGTTTGACGTCAGGTGAACAGAGCTCATCGTGGAACACCAGCAGAGATGCTGCAGAGCAGTACACACAGGACAT CTTTGATGCGTTAGTTCTGAGATTTGAAGCTCCAGACTCCAGAAACAGATGGGACAGTCCTCTCTTCACCATCCTGAAAGACGACACACTTCCATTTGAAGCCATTTCTGACGCActtttcaaaagaaaagcaCCCCCACCTAACCAGTCTACTCAGAGT CAACCACTGTCGTCTGCAAACTTCTTGTACGAGTTAGACAAGATCACACAAGACGTGTTAATG AGCCAGCTGCACAATGGTGGAATGGGAAGAAACCAGTAA
- the tspan3a gene encoding tetraspanin-3: MGQCGITSSKTVLVFLNLIFWAAAGVLCYVGAYVFITYDDYDHFFEDVYTLIPAVVIIAVGALLFIIGLIGCCATVRESYCGLTTFVVILLLVFMTEVAVVVLGYIYRAKVENEVNTSIKKVYDEYNGTNSNAQSRAIDYVQRQLQCCGIHNYSDWQYTHWYEESKNNSVPISCCKTNIGGCTGSLTRPEDLYQEGCEALVVKKLKEIMMYVIWTALTFAAIQVLGMLCACVVLCRRSRDPNYELLITGGTYA; the protein is encoded by the exons ATGGGACAGTGCGGCATCACGTCCTCGAAGACGGTCCTGGTTTTCCTGAACCTGATATTTTGG GCCGCTGCTGGTGTCCTGTGCTACGTTGGAGCCTACGTCTTCATTACATATGATGACTACGATCATTTCTTTGAAGACGTGTATACTCTCATCCCGGCAGTGGTCATCATTGCAGTTGGAGCCCTTCTTTTCATTATTGGGCTCATTGGATGCTGCgccacagtgagagagagctACTGTGGACTCACAACG TTTGTAGTCATTCTCCTGCTGGTTTTCATGACCGAAGTGGCGGTGGTTGTTCTCGGATACATTTACAGAGCAAAG GTTGAAAATGAAGTTAATACTTCTATCAAGAAAGTGTATGATGAATACAATGGCACCAACAGCAACGCCCAGAGCCGTGCTATTGACTACGTTcagagacag cttCAGTGCTGTGGGATCCATAACTACTCAGACTGGCAGTACACACACTGGTATGAAGAATCCAAAAACAACAGCGTCCCCATCAGCTGCTGCAAAACTAACATTGGAGGCTGCACAGGGTCCCTAACTCGTCCTGAGGATCTCTACCAAGAA ggctgTGAGGCTCTGGTTGTGAAGAAGTTGAAGGAGATCATGATGTACGTCATCTGGACCGCTCTGACATTTGCTGCCATCCAG gTGCTGGGGatgctgtgtgcatgtgtcgtGCTGTGCCGCAGAAGCAGAGATCCTAATTACGAGCTTCTTATTACTGGGGGCACCTATGCATAA
- the ch25hl1.1 gene encoding cholesterol 25-hydroxylase-like protein 1, member 1 → MLNITEFPLQLLPSRASDRLLQPLWDYLLFHHRPLISSPFFPVLLAFSSYFLLSIPFAVLDLLGEKVPFFYQYKIQPDKQPTLRMMAKSFFTALYNHIFFVLPAVIIGMFIFPAPALPPEAPTLYEVFVDGLGTLLLFDTQYFIWHFIHHKNPQLYRWIHAIHHEYLAPFSWSTEQLSIPELMTVGLWSNQDPILLKCHPLTTWSMTVFSIWMSVEDHIGYDLPWTLNHLVPFGLLGGAPAHDMHHQKPSSNYAPFFSHWDIIFGTAAPLKKKTKRR, encoded by the coding sequence ATGTTGAACATCACTGAGTTTCCCCTGCAGCTCCTGCCCTCCAGGGCCTCGGACCGtctgctgcagcctctctggGATTATTTGCTTTTTCACCACCGGCCTCtcatatcatcaccttttttCCCAGTCCTACTTGCTTTTTCCAGCTATTTCCTCTTGAGTATACCTTTTGCCGTGCTGGATCTCTTGGGAGAAAAAGTGCCTTTCTTTTATCAGTACAAGATCCAACCAGACAAGCAGCCAACACTGAGAATGATGGCTAAGAGCTTCTTTACAGCGCTGTACAACCACATCTTCTTTGTTCTCCCAGCTGTAATAATTGGCATGTTCATATTTCCTGCACCAGCACTGCCACCAGAGGCTCCCACTCTCTATGAGGTATTTGTGGATGGACTGGGAACACTTCTCCTCTTTGACACTCAGTATTTCATCTGGCACTTCATACATCACAAGAATCCACAGCTTTACAGGTGGATCCACGCAATCCACCACGAATACCTGGCGCCTTTCTCGTGGTCGACCGAGCAGCTCAGCATCCCAGAGCTGATGACTGTGGGACTCTGGAGCAACCAGGACCCTATTCTTTTGAAGTGTCACCCGCTGACCACTTGGAGCATGACGGTTTTCAGCATCTGGATGTCGGTGGAGGACCACATAGGCTACGACCTGCCGTGGACCCTAAACCACCTGGTGCCCTTCGGTCTGCTGGGCGGCGCGCCGGCTCACGACATGCACCACCAGAAGCCGAGCAGTAACTACGCTCCTTTCTTCAGTCACTGGGACATAATCTTTGGCACCGCTGCCcctctgaagaaaaaaactaagAGAAGATGA
- the znf592 gene encoding zinc finger protein 592, with protein sequence MGDMKTPDFDDLLAAFDIPDATGLDAKEPIQGNHEETESQLKHTGICLDDSLLSSPAVAASDIPAVSVIVKNTSRQESLEGFGDRLHSGSALQNGFRGEQTSIDSVETTNTSFSKSFVSALNGESSREFLGKAPVQHKPDGTPIFSQSVSHFSPISSPESEDTQCSRDEMHPKQERPCFPEASVSVEPSVPGNPKKLDLFMFNDSPTDSDIPNNTQRSRAESSRSEEPSDICVSKQMDTTPRAHSALPPPSGNHNLIETNCNSGTTMDVPPSYPHVKSQTSKLSSCLEALVALNARKDPSEQTNLRETSAVQNDCMKVSPKVPISPRSPRSPLEAVKRLMKPSDSPVSICSDSSGKASPAVASGSPPAIPRVRIKTIKTTSGQIKRTVTSVLPDSETDEVHSTYESSPSQSMISEDSYCNMSPHQSQSATVDTIVGIQNKGAPGSASSPKVLHNKSEANSRRSGTAQSATIFHNTVGPVKRSVAHQGQKPKRVSATTGHSASTNFLPKAMHLASLNLVPHSVAASVAARSTSHQQSQHTLSSTVYSTVPLVHQVKTANPYPRTSTPNTAAGTLNRLLNNANPVPTYVPNLNPPPESNINLPPRGYCCLECGDSFGVERSLAYHYGRRSVHIEVGCTHCAKTMVFFNKCALLAHAREHKSNGMVMQCTQLYMKPIAEEQMFVPLSAEPADSYASPSPLSKSQPVLPLYPDNIIRHRLRCLECNKQLPDYKALAGHYQRSSEDVEGLMCKVCSMLLPNKCSFRAHQRIHAHKSPYCCPECGALSRSADIQKHVKENCLHYARKAWYKCLHCDMVFKTLHGQKTHIEEKHCEVFYKCSICPVAFKTSDGCEVHLKNKHSASKISPQLIFKCSCEAIFKKKQLLFQHFHQNANKRVTCVFKCPECNSVFPQKQLLMQHFKGVHVGNMTAETENSRQSDKTVWYQDAHSVQQQKSHSPVKHTDPRKKAELDSRPRVKPTGWTCGDCLQWFPERDAYVSHVKTKHGKSMKKYPCRHCEQSFNSTTSLRRHIRNDHDGKKKIYTCWYCTDSKTIFTTSVMLKNHISLMHGIKNPDLSHMPKTAIQESKKALGKGLESERLAVGTQKEGRDRAGSLEAPSAKRLKTQFRCSKCGFVTDDSTQFQQHIPQHKTDENTPQCLHCGLCFTSVLSLNRHLFIVHKVKDPEGEETEEEEEEEDEAEVREKEQDNQPVKSAETDEVNNLSPDPNKTEPSQAEEPASLHCDKTADCNLNLSAHSQTQTVSLR encoded by the exons ATGGGTGACATGAAAACCCCAGATTTTGATGATCTTCTGGCTGCCTTTGACATCCCAGATGCCACAGGGTTGGATGCCAAAGAGCCCATCCAGGGGAATcatgaggagacagagagtcagctgaaacacacagggaTATGTCTGGATGACAGCTTATTGAGTAGTCCAGCTGTAGCAGCGTCAGATATTCCTGCTGTAAGTGTTATTGTAAAAAACACAAGTCGCCAGGAGTCATTGGAAGGTTTTGGTGATAGGCTTCACTCAGGATCAGCATTGCAAAATGGATTCAGGGGAGAACAGACCTCTATTGACTCTGTCGAGACAACTAACACCAGCTTCTCCAAATCATTTGTCTCTGCTTTGAATGGAGAGAGTTCAAGAGAGTTTCTCGGAAAGGCACCTGTTCAGCACAAACCTGACGGGACACCAATATTTTCCCAGTCGGTTTCTCATTTCAGTCCCATCTCCAGTCCTGAGTCTGAAGACACTCAGTGTAGCAGAGATGAAATGCATCCAAAACAAGAGAGACCCTGTTTCCCAGaagcttcagtttcagtggagCCTTCAGTCCCAGGCAATCCTAAAAAATTGGACCTCTTCATGTTCAATGACAGCCCAACAGACTCCGATATTCCCAACAACACTCAAAGGAGCAGAGCTGAAAGTAGTAGAAGCGAGGAGCCCTCTGACATCTGTGTCAGTAAGCAAATGGATACAACACCTAGAGCACACAGTGCACTTCCTCCGCCAAGCGGTAACCACAACCTAATTGAGACCAACTGCAATTCAGGAACCACAATGGATGTTCCCCCCTCTTATCCACATGTCAAATCTCAGACATCTAAATTATCCTCTTGCCTTGAGGCTTTGGTGGCTCTGAATGCCAGAAAAGATCCCAGTGAGCAGACTAATCTCAGAGAGACATCAGCTGTTCAGAATGACTGCATGAAAGTTAGCCCCAAAGTACCCATATCCCCGCGAAGTCCCAGAAGTCCACTTGAAGCTGTGAAACGGTTAATGAAACCCTCTGATAGCCCTGTAAGCATCTGCAGCGATAGTAGCGGCAAAGCATCCCCTGCAGTGGCATCTGGGTCACCCCCTGCTATACCCAGGGTCAGAATTAAGACCATCAAAACCACATCTGGGCAGATCAAGCGCACAGTCACCAGTGTGCTGCCTGACTCTGAAACAGATGAAGTTCATTCAACCTATGAATCCTCTCCATCACAGAGTATGATCAGTGAAGACTCTTACTGCAACATGTCTCCTCATCAGTCTCAAAGTGCGACTGTTGATACCATTGTTGGAATACAGAATAAAGGCGCTCCAGGTAGTGCATCTTCACCGAAAGTTTTACACAACAAATCAGAAGCGAACTCCAGGAGGTCAGGCACAGCACAGTCTGCAACAATATTTCACAATACGGTTGGTCCTGTCAAAAGATCTGTTGCACATCAAGGGCAGAAACCAAAGAGGGTGTCAGCTACAACAGGCCACTCAGCTAGCACAAACTTCCTCCCCAAAGCAATGCACTTAGCTAGTTTGAACCTGGTCCCTCACAGTGTCGCCGCCTCAGTGGCTGCACGATCCACCTCCCATCAACAAAgccaacacacactctcctccaCGGTGTACAGCACTGTCCCATTGGTGCATCAGGTCAAAACAGCCAACCCTTACCCTCGCACGTCCACTCCTAACACAGCAGCGGGAACCTTGAACAGGCTGTTGAACAATGCCAACCCCGTGCCTACATATGTGCCCAACCTGAACCCTCCTCCAGAGAGCAATATCAACCTTCCACCGCGCGGGTACTGCTGCCTTGAGTGCGGCGACTCCTTCGGGGTGGAGAGGAGTCTCGCATATCATTACGGCAGGAGGAGCGTTCACATCGAGGTAGGATGCACGCACTGCGCAAAGACGATGGTGTTTTTCAACAAGTGTGCCTTGCTGGCGCATGCCCGGGAGCACAAGAGTAATGGCATGGTGATGCAGTGCACGCAACTCTACATGAAACCCATAGCAGAGGAGCAGATGTTTGTACCCCTCAGCGCTGAACCTGCGGACTCTTACGCTTCGCCATCACCCTTGTCTAAAAGCCAACCTGTCCTGCCCTTATATCCAGACAACATAATTCGCCACCGACTCCGATGCCTGGAGTGTAACAAACAGTTACCTGACTACAAAGCACTTGCAGGCCATTACCAGAGGTCGTCAGAGGATGTGGAAGGACTG ATGTGTAAGGTGTGCTCAATGTTGCTACCCAACAAGTGCAGCTTCAGAGCTCACCAACGCATTCATGCACACAAGTCCCCATACTGCTGTCCCGAGTGTGGTGCCCTGAGTCGTTCTGCAGACATACAGAAGCATGTCAAGGAAAACTGTCTGCACTATGCACGCAAGGCTTGGTACAA atgCCTTCACTGTGATATGGTCTTCAAGACCCTTCATGGACAAAAAACTCATATTGAAGAGAAACATTGTGAGGTCTTTTACAAGTGCTCCATCTGTCCGGTTGCCTTCAAGACCTCTGACGGCTGTGAAgttcatttgaaaaataaacacagtgctAGCAAAATATCCCCTCA GTTAATCTTTAAGTGTTCATGTGAGGCTATTTTCAAGAAGAAGCAGTTATTGTTTCAGCATTTCCATCAGAACGCTAACAAGCGTGTTACCTGTGTATTCAAGTGTCCAGAATGCAACTCAGTCTTTCCACaaaagcagctgttaatgcaaCATTTCAAG GGTGTACACGTAGGAAACATGACAGCAGAGACTGAGAACAGCAGACAATCTGACAAGACCGTTTGGTACCAGGATGCTCATTCCGTCCAACAACAGAAGAGTCACAGTCCTGTCAAACACACTGATCCCAGAAAAAAGGCCGAACTGGACAGCAGACCTCGCGTGAAGCCCACCGGCTGGACGTGTGGCGACTGTCTCCAGTGGTTCCCTGAAAGAGATGCCTACGTTTCTCATGTGAAGACCAAACATGGGAAG TCAATGAAGAAGTATCCATGTCGCCATTGTGAGCAGTCTTTCAACTCTACAACCAGTCTGAGAAGACATATTCGCAATGACcatgatggaaaaaagaaaatttacaCTTGCTG GTATTGCACGGATTCAAAGACGATATTCACGACGAGTGTGATGTTGAAGAACCACATCAGTCTAATGCATGGAATCAAAAATCCTGATCTCAGCCACATGCCAAAAACAGCCATCCAGGAGTCAAAAAAGGCTTTGGGCAAg GGACTTGAATCAGAAAGACTTGCTGTTGGCACACAGAAGGAGGGTAGGGATCGTGCGGGGAGTCTGGAGGCTCCGTCAGCGAAGCGTCTGAAAACGCAATTCCGCTGTTCAAAATGCGGCTTTGTCACAGACGACAGTacacagttccagcagcatatACCTCAGcataaaactgatgaaaacactCCTCAGTGCCTTCACTGTGGCCTGTGTTTCACATCCGTGCTGTCTCTCAACAGACATCTTTTTATTGTACACAAAGTCAAAGAtcctgagggagaggagacagaggaagaagaagaagaggaggatgaggcaGAGGTTAGGGAGAAGGAGCAGGATAATCAGCCAGTTAAATCAGCAGAGACTGATGAGGTAAATAATTTGTCTCCAGACCCAAACAAAACTGAGCCCTCACAGGCAGAAGAGCCAGCAAGTCTGCACTGTGACAAGACCGCGGACTGTAATTTAAACCTGAGCGCTCACTCGCAGACACAAACAGTCTCTCTTCGGTAG
- the ch25hl1.2 gene encoding cholesterol 25-hydroxylase-like protein 1, member 2 → MDLTDSSIDLWIRCLGNNSLLQPLWDSLRLNYRDYLRSPLFPVVLTVSSYFVLCLPFLMCDIMGDRWAWVQQFKIQPSRRPTASKLLHCAGVTLYNHVFLVLPASVAQWVWRPPVDLPDQAPSLLELIAGVIGNLLLFDFQYFIWHLLHHRIRWLYVTFHAIHHEYSSPFALATQCLGGWELVTVGFWTTLNPVILRCHLLTTWAFMVVHVYVSIEDHCGYDFPWSTSRLIPFGIYGGPSKHDVHHQKPNTNFAPHFSHWDKIFGTHAEFSFCTPMK, encoded by the coding sequence ATGGATCTTACAGATAGCAGTATTGATCTTTGGATAAGATGCTTAGGAAACAATTCTTTGCTGCAGCCTCTGTGGGACAGCCTGAGGCTCAACTACAGAGATTATTTGAGATCTCCGCTCTTCCCCGTTGTTCTGACTGTGTCGTCCTATTTTGTCTTGTGCCTTCCTTTTCTCATGTGCGACATCATGGGGGACAGGTGGGCATGGGTCCAGCAATTCAAGATCCAGCCTAGCCGACGGCCAACAGCCTCTAAGCTGCTGCATTGTGCAGGTGTCACCCTGTACAACCACGTGTTCCTTGTACTCCCAGCATCAGTGGCCCAGTGGGTGTGGAGGCCGCCTGTGGACCTGCCGGACCAGGCTCCGTCCCTGCTGGAGCTGATCGCTGGAGTGATAGGCAACCTCCTGCTCTTTGACTTCCAGTACTTCATCTGGCACCTGCTCCATCACAGGATCCGCTGGCTGTACGTCACTTTCCACGCCATCCACCATGAATACTCGTCCCCCTTTGCTCTCGCCACTCAGTGTCTCGGCGGCTGGGAGCTGGTCACAGTCGGCTTCTGGACCACCCTTAATCCTGTGATCCTGCGATGCCATCTTCTCACCACGTGGGCCTTCATGGTGGTGCACGTCTACGTTTCTATAGAGGATCACTGTGGCTATGATTTCCCCTGGTCCACATCACGTCTCATACCATTTGGCATCTACGGAGGGCCCAGCAAGCATGATGTGCACCATCAGAAACCCAACACCAACTTTGCACCACACTTCAGCCACTGGGACAAAATATTTGGCACGCATGCTGAATTCAGCTTCTGTACCCCTATGAAATAG